A genomic stretch from Schistosoma haematobium chromosome 4, whole genome shotgun sequence includes:
- the SLC3A1_8 gene encoding Neutral and basic amino acid transport protein rBAT (EggNog:ENOG410V8F3~COG:G~CAZy:GH13_36~CAZy:GH13~CAZy:GH13_16~CAZy:GH13_29~CAZy:GH13_17~CAZy:GH13_40~CAZy:GH13_31~CAZy:GH13_35~CAZy:GH13_20~CAZy:GH13_23), whose protein sequence is MNQQETTTKISVDKEYRKYDYSKNFDKTLTEEEEDPTNCSSKLLKHQSQLESRLLTRKDLINLDETEPRWRYIRIGLLIGFGIIFFGLLAACIVYIIFGQKCPSVPKLPFWKSTVGYWLDVFAFKDSSGDLVGDLNGLTSEVDYIKTVVGAGYVILGPITKGFYTNSYNMLGLVEDYKQVDEAVGTMDDFRVLLKQFHKKDIKVILTFDFNAISISHKWIIQNKVKLMMFDDDFKNKKSRYGNRLDVNISHQKYYSVFEYPSIDLDLTSSETQKAIFDVIHFWMKEGIDGILLDNAAFFVEEEEEEGTQSNLSSTWLENCPNSQLYRNGSVKFVEGVREEMNKWIKDSGKEKLLAVNSGDTGCGVGDNPDPMLMFRDVADLIISREFVWGRGEKERELTFNQTALQKYLTYTDSDKEILGLTTSTVHIPPYGDTLQLATTLLLPGLPVIYYGTEIDVNRVTSQYLPESIYPKGKSYNDEPFDKYSSVLSHMPMPWDFNGMRFSATINDSRFRDYLNYYNNKKVVESELAEGNDKSVLRLVQKLVALRQNPSIKWGTMEQINIDQESVSYAEAFARKAKGFPTFIVVLIKYFKEDYFLDLTSVCSSITPRVIYPSHPQLSVDNALSTSKIFIPKLIYFSYILVFECN, encoded by the exons ATGAATCAACAAGAAACAACTACAAAAATCAGTGTTGATAAAGAATATAGAAAGTATGATTATTCAAAGAACTTTGACAAGACATTgacagaagaagaagaagatccAACGAATTGTTCGTCAAAATTACTTAAGCATCAATCTCAGTTAGAGAGTCGTCTACTCACTCGTAAAGATCTGATTAATTTAGACGAAACTGAACCTCGTTGGAGATATATTCGAATAGGATTATTAATTGGGTTCGGGATTATATTTTTTGGTCTTTTAGCAGCATGTATTGTTTACATCATTTTTGGACAAAAATGCCCATCTGTGCCTAAATTACCATTTTGGAAATCAACAGTTGGTTACTGGTTAGATGTGTTTGCATTTAAAGACTCTTCTGGCGATCTAGTCGGTGATTTGAATG GACTCACATCTGAAGTAGATTACATCAAAACTGTAGTCGGTGCAGGATATGTGATATTAGGTCCCATTACTAAAGGATTTTACACTAATTCATACAATATGCTCGGATTAGTGGAAGATTACAAGCAGGTAGATGAGGCAGTCGGCACAATGGATGATTTTCGTGttcttttaaaacaatttcataAAAAGGATATAAAAGTTATCTTGACATTCGATTTTAATGCCATATCCATCAGTCATAAATGGATCATACAGAACAAAGTCAAACTGATGATGTTTGATGATGACTTTAAGAACAAG AAGTCACGATATGGAAATCGATTGGACGTGAATATTAGTCATCAAAAATACTATTCAGTTTTTGAATATCCAAGCATAGATCTAGATTTAACTTCTTCCGAAACTCAGAAAGCAATATTT GATGTGATCCACTTTTGGATGAAAGAAGGAATAGATGGAATTCTCCTGGATAATGCTGCATTTTTtgttgaagaagaagaagaagaaggaacaCAAAGCAAC CTCAGTTCAACATGGTTGGAAAACTGTCCTAATTCTCAATTATATAGAAATGGAAGTGTGAAATTTGTTGAAGGTGTAAGAGAAGAAATGAACAAGTGGATTAAGGACAGTGGAAAAGAAAA ATTATTGGCTGTGAACTCTGGTGATACAGGTTGTGGTGTGGGAGATAATCCAGATCCAATGTTAATGTTCAGAGATGTGGCTGATTTAATAATCAGTCGCGAATTTGTATGGGGGAGAGGTGAAAAAGAACGTGAATTAACATTTAACCAAACAGCTCTACAAAAATATCTCACATATACAGATTCCGACAAAGAGATACTTGGTTTGACCACTAGTACTGTTCATATCCCACCATATGGAGATACGCTTCAGCTTGCGACAACATTGTTATTGCCAG GACTACCAGTAATTTATTATGGAACTGAGATTGATGTAAACAGAGTCACTTCACAATATCTTCCTGAAAGTATTTATCCGAAAGGAAAGAGTTATAATGATGAACCATTTGATAAATATTCGTCTGTGTTATCGCATATGCCAATGCCATGGGATTTTAATGGGATGAGGTTTTCGGCGACAATAAATGATTCGAGATTTCGTGACTATCTcaattattataataacaaaaaagtTGTTGAA AGTGAACTTGCTGAAGGAAATGACAAATCCGTTCTTCGTCTTGTACAAAAATTAGTAGCTTTACGTCAAAATCCTAGTATAAAATGGGGAACAATGGagcaaataaatattgatcaa GAATCTGTAAGTTATGCTGAAGCATTTGCACGAAAGGCGAAAGGTTTTCCAACATTCATTGTGGTATTAATAAAGTATTTCAAGGAGGATTATTTTTTAGATTTAACTTCTGTTTGTTCATCAATTACACCAAGGGTAATTTATCCTTCACATCCACAATTATCAGTTGACAATGCATTATCAACTTCAAAAATATTCATCCCCAAACTGATATATTTTAGTTACATTTTAGTATTTGAATGTAATTAA
- the COMTD1_1 gene encoding Catechol O-methyltransferase domain-containing protein 1, variant 2 (EggNog:ENOG410VECG~COG:Q): MTDLTSPKSVTKYGCTKRADKLHQYICDHSLRLSEAQKWLLQKTSKHPLSIMLISSIEIQLLSNLCYAINARKTLDVGTYTGYSALSIAEVLPSDGRVLTMEITDEYLKDYCLPAWKKAGIESKVDFQLGPAVDTLQNLIDNGESETFDFALIDADKENYSNYYELCLKLVRPRGIIAIDNVLWNQRVLDENDNSPGTIGIREMNAFIARDNSVRISLLRTGDGLTIVVKK; encoded by the exons ATGACTGACCTTACCAGTCCAAAGTCAGTAACCAAATATGGTTGTACCAAAAGAGCAGACAAACTTCATCagtatatatgtgaccattcACTACGTCTGTCTGAAGCACAAAAGTGGTTATTACAA AAGACCAGTAAACATCCACTGTCAATTATGCTTATCTCCAGCATAGAAATTCAACTTCTATCAAATTTGTGTTATGCGATAAATGCTAGAAAGACACTTGATGTTG gAACTTATACTGGATATAGTGCATTGTCTATCGCGGAAGTATTGCCATCAGATGGGCGTGTATTAACCATGGAAATAACAGATGAATATTTGAAAGACTATTGTTTGCCAGCATGGAAGAAAGCAGGTATAGAATCGAAAGTTGATTTCCAACTCGGTCCAGCTGTTGATACTCTAC AAAATTTGATTGATAATGGAGAGAGTGAAACATTCGATTTTGCCCTGATCGATGCTGATAAAGAAAACTATAGTAATTATTATGAACTATGTTTAAAACTAGTTCGACCTCGTGGAATAATCGCCATTGATAAT GTTCTATGGAATCAGCGTGTGCTCGACGAGAATGATAACAGTCCTGGAACTATCGGTATAAGAGAAATGAATGCATTTATAGCTAGAGATAACTCTGTTCGGATTTCTCTCTTAAGAACTGGAGATGGATTGACGATTGTTGTGAAGAAATAA
- the COMTD1_1 gene encoding Catechol O-methyltransferase domain-containing protein 1 (EggNog:ENOG410VECG~COG:Q): MEITDEYLKDYCLPAWKKAGIESKVDFQLGPAVDTLQNLIDNGESETFDFALIDADKENYSNYYELCLKLVRPRGIIAIDNVLWNQRVLDENDNSPGTIGIREMNAFIARDNSVRISLLRTGDGLTIVVKK; encoded by the exons ATGGAAATAACAGATGAATATTTGAAAGACTATTGTTTGCCAGCATGGAAGAAAGCAGGTATAGAATCGAAAGTTGATTTCCAACTCGGTCCAGCTGTTGATACTCTAC AAAATTTGATTGATAATGGAGAGAGTGAAACATTCGATTTTGCCCTGATCGATGCTGATAAAGAAAACTATAGTAATTATTATGAACTATGTTTAAAACTAGTTCGACCTCGTGGAATAATCGCCATTGATAAT GTTCTATGGAATCAGCGTGTGCTCGACGAGAATGATAACAGTCCTGGAACTATCGGTATAAGAGAAATGAATGCATTTATAGCTAGAGATAACTCTGTTCGGATTTCTCTCTTAAGAACTGGAGATGGATTGACGATTGTTGTGAAGAAATAA